The Arachis hypogaea cultivar Tifrunner chromosome 14, arahy.Tifrunner.gnm2.J5K5, whole genome shotgun sequence genome has a segment encoding these proteins:
- the LOC112740805 gene encoding mitogen-activated protein kinase kinase 4 translates to MISEMRPSQSPPPNAINNHHHHQINNNNSRDRRRRKDLTLPLPQRDTNLAVPLPLPPTSAPSSGPSGHQIIPFSELERLNRIGSGSGGTVYKVLHRTTNRVYALKVIYGHHEDSVRRQIHREIQILRDVDDQNVVKCHDMYDHNGEIQVLLEFMDEGSLEGKHIPQENHLADLARQILRGLAYLHRRHIVHRDIKPSNLLVNSRRQVKIADFGVGRILNQTMDPCNSSVGTIAYMSPERINTDINDGQYDAYAGDIWSLGVSILEFYMGRFPFAVGRQGDWASLMCAICMSQPPEAPHTASPDFRDFVSRCLQRDPSRRWTASRLLSHPFITHGVPQQTQISHNLHQLLPPPPRPLPS, encoded by the coding sequence ATGATATCTGAGATGAGGCCCAGTCAATCTCCACCGCCCAACGCCATCAacaaccatcaccaccaccaaatcaacaacaacaacagcaggGACCGCCGCCGCCGCAAGGACCTCACCCTGCCGCTTCCGCAGCGGGACACCAACCTCGCCGTGCCCCTCCCACTCCCTCCTACCTCCGCCCCCAGCTCCGGACCTAGCGGCCACCAGATCATCCCCTTCTCCGAGCTGGAGCGCCTGAATCGCATCGGGAGCGGCAGCGGCGGCACCGTCTACAAGGTCCTCCACCGCACGACGAACCGCGTTTATGCCCTGAAGGTGATCTACGGTCACCACGAGGATTCGGTGCGTCGGCAGATCCACCGCGAGATCCAGATCCTGCGGGATGTGGACGATCAGAACGTGGTGAAGTGCCACGACATGTACGACCACAACGGTGAGATCCAGGTGCTTCTGGAGTTCATGGACGAAGGCTCCTTGGAAGGGAAACACATCCCTCAGGAGAATCACCTGGCGGATCTGGCTCGCCAGATCTTGAGGGGTCTGGCCTACCTGCACCGCCGCCACATCGTGCACCGCGACATCAAGCCGTCGAACCTGCTGGTCAACTCACGGAGGCAGGTGAAGATCGCTGACTTTGGCGTTGGGAGGATCCTGAACCAGACGATGGATCCCTGCAACTCGTCGGTGGGGACGATCGCGTACATGTCACCGGAGAGGATCAACACGGACATCAATGACGGACAGTACGACGCCTACGCCGGAGACATATGGAGCCTGGGGGTGAGCATTTTGGAGTTCTACATGGGGAGGTTCCCCTTCGCGGTTGGGAGGCAGGGGGACTGGGCCAGCTTGATGTGCGCGATTTGTATGTCTCAGCCACCGGAGGCGCCGCACACGGCGTCGCCTGATTTTAGGGATTTCGTGTCGCGGTGTCTGCAGAGGGATCCTTCTAGAAGGTGGACTGCTTCGAGGCTGCTCTCACACCCCTTCATTACGCATGGCGTCCCTCAGCAGACTCAGATTTCTCACAATCTCCATCAGCTGCTCCCTCCTCCCCCCAGACCCCTCCCTTCCTAG
- the LOC112740798 gene encoding uncharacterized protein: MKDKDKDKEKEAEKKKYPIGAEHYDLYEEIGHGVSAAVHRALCIPLNEIVAIKILDFERDNCDLNNVSREAQTMVLVDHPNVLKSHCSFVNEHSLWVVMPYMAGGSCLHILKAAHPDGFEEVVIATILREVLKGLEYLHHHGHIHRDVKSGNILIDSRGAIKLGDFGVSACLFDSGDRQRTRNTFVGTPCWMAPEVMEQLHGYNFKADIWSFGITALELAHGHAPFSKFPPMKVLLMTLQNAPPGLDYERDRKFSKSFKQMIASCLVKDPSKRPSASKLLKHSFFKQARSNDYIARTLLEGLPALGDRMEALKRKDEDMLAQKKMPDGEMEELSQNEYKRGISGWNFNLDDMKAQASLIHDFDDAISDINHVASSASLSSLDVQDKPSASHNPSRSVDLEDIDELQNQSASVPAIDYTVNDAKIKFEKSDDDSSITSSSHEQSISLASPSCLDDRVDHNVGEKSDVENGMAIHSFHRRGSSSSILPEVTLPQIRPESEKPPNLPQSTSSGNANSQTGEDVLTELPSKISKSSANAEETDEKAKIPVVQQRGRFKVTSENVDPEKVAPTPVLQKSHSMQIISQHSAPAPLPSPLPLLSASDATISSNLSGCSLFPLLHSVLQTNILQRESILSLMKQISANDTTADATCIPAQIAATEKSLLEAAHDREKELLHEITELQWRLICTQEELQKLKTDNAQV; encoded by the exons ATGAAGGACAAGGACAAGGACAAGGAAAAAGAGGCGGAGAAGAAGAAGTACCCTATCGGCGCCGAGCATTACGATCTCTACGAGGAGATTGGACACGGCGTCAGTGCCGCCGTCCACCGCGCGCTTTGCATCCCCTTAAACGAGATCGTCGCCATCAAGATCCTCGACTTCGAACGCGACAACTGCGATCTG AACAATGTTTCACGCGAAGCACAGACGATGGTGCTGGTGGACCACCCTAACGTGCTGAAATCGCACTGCTCCTTCGTGAACGAGCACAGCCTGTGGGTTGTGATGCCGTACATGGCGGGCGGATCGTGCCTCCATATCCTCAAGGCCGCGCACCCCGACGGATTCGAGGAGGTTGTGATTGCTACCATCCTTCGCGAGGTCCTCAAGGGTTTAGAGTACCTTCACCACCACGGACACATCCACAGGGACGTCAAGTCCGGCAACATTCTCATCGATTCCCGCGGCGCCATCAAGCTCGGCGACTTCGGTGTCTCCGCCTGTCTCTTTGATTCCGGTGATAGGCAGCGCACCAGGAATACTTTTGTTGGAACACCTTGTTG GATGGCACCCGAAGTAATGGAGCAGTTACATGGTTATAATTTCAA AGCTGACATTTGGTCATTTGGCATAACTGCACTGGAGCTTGCCCACGGTCATGCTCCTTTCTCAAAGTTTCCCCCAATGAAG GTACTGCTTATGACTTTGCAAAATGCACCCCCCGGCCTTGACTACGAGAGGGATCGAAAGTTCTCTAAG tcATTTAAGCAGATGATTGCTAGTTGCTTAGTGAAAGATCCTTCAAAACGACCCTCTGCAAGCAAGTTGTTGAAGCATTCCTTCTTCAAGCAGGCTCGCTCCAATGATTATATTGCACGAACACTTTTGGAGGGGCTGCCTGCTTTAGGTGACCGCATGGAGGCCCTAAAG AGAAAAGATGAAGATATGCTTGCACAAAAGAAAATGCCCGATGGCGAGATGGAGGAATTATCACAG AACGAATACAAACGGGGAATTAGTGGCTGGAACTTCAATCTTGATGATATGAAGGCTCAGGCTTCATTG ATCCATGATTTTGATGATGCTATATCAGATATCAATCATGTAGCAAGTTCAGCTTCTTTATCTTCCCTTGATGTACAAGATAAGCCGAGTGCAAGTCATAATCCCTCTCGAAGTGTTGATCTG GAAGATATTGATGAGCTACAAAATCAATCAGCTTCTGTTCCAGCAATTGATTACACAGTAAATGATGCCAA GATCAAGTTTGAAAAATCTGACGATGACTCTAGCATTACCAGTTCAAGCCATGAACAAAGCATTTCACTAGCTTCTCCGTCCTGTCTTGATGATCGTGTGGACCATAATGTGGGAGAAAAATCTGATGTGGAAAATGGTATGGCTATCCATTCTTTTCATAGAAGAGGATCTTCATCAAGCATTTTACCTGAAGTAACTCTTCCACAAATTCGACCAGAAAG TGAGAAGCCACCCAATCTGCCCCAGAGCACCTCAAGTGGCAACGCAAATTCACAGACAGGAGAGGACGTGCTTACTGAACTTCCTTCTAAAATCTCAAAATCATCAG CTAATGCTGAAGAGACTGATGAGAAAGCAAAGATACCAGTTGTTCAGCAGAGAGGACGTTTTAAGGTTACATCTGAGAATGTTGACCCAGAAAAG GTGGCCCCTACTCCTGTACTGCAAAAGAGTCACAGTATGCAG ATTATTAGCCAGCATAGTGCTCCTGCTCCTCTGCCTTCACCATTACCGTTACTGTCAGCATCTGATGCTACTATATCATCAAATCTTTCTGGCTGTTCACTTTTCCCTTTGTTGCACTCTGTGCTGCAGACAAATATTCTTCAAAGG GAGAGCATTTTAAGTTTAATGAAGCAAATCAGTGCAAATGACACCACAG CTGATGCCACGTGTATCCCAGCACAAATAGCAGCTACTGAGAAATCTTTG CTTGAAGCAGCTCACGATAGGGAGAAAGAGTTACTCCATGAGATAACCGAGTTGCAGTGGag GCTGATATGCACCCAAGAGGAGCTTCAAAAATTGAAGACAGATAACGCTCAG GTATGA
- the LOC112740804 gene encoding 4-coumarate--CoA ligase 1 has protein sequence MAIGKETMQQQHKKEEEEFIFKSSLPDIYIPNHLPLHSYIFQNLPEFATHPCLINAPTGQVFTYSDVELKARRVASGLHKHGIRQGDVIMILLPNCPQFVFSFLGASFRGAIATAANPFFTGAEIAKQAKASNARLLVTQSSYYEKVKDLHGQLILVFVDTPPEGHLHFSELEEAEEGDIPEVKISPEDVVALPYSSGTTGLPKGVMLSHRGLVTSVGQQVDGENPNLYYHSEDVIMCVLPMFHIYSLNSVLLCGLRAKAAIVLMPKFEITAFLALVQKHRVTICPVVPPIILAIAKCPDLHNYDLSSIRVLKSGGAPLAKDLEDTVRLKFPNAKLGQGYGMTEAGPVLTMCLTFAKEAIDGKPGACGTVVRNAELKIVDPETEKSLPRNQPGEICIRGHQIMKGYLNDPEATERTIDKDGWLHTGDIGYIDDDDELFIVDRLKELIKYKGFQVAPAELEALLLSHPKISDVAVVPMKDEAAGEVPVAFVVRANGHSDTTEDEIKQFVSKQVVFYKRINRVFFVDAIPKSPSGKILRKDLRARLALPLPN, from the exons ATGGCTATTGGCAAAGAAACGATGCAACAACAACAcaagaaagaagaggaggaatTCATCTTCAAGTCCAGCCTTCCAGACATCTACATCCCCAACCACCTTCCCCTCCATTCCTACATCTTCCAGAACCTTCCGGAGTTCGCCACGCATCCCTGCCTCATCAACGCCCCAACCGGACAAGTTTTCACCTACTCCGACGTCGAGCTCAAGGCCAGAAGAGTGGCCTCAGGCCTCCACAAACACGGAATCCGCCAAGGTGACGTCATCATGATCCTGCTCCCAAACTGCCCTCAATTCGTGTTCTCCTTCCTGGGCGCATCGTTCCGCGGCGCCATCGCCACCGCCGCCAACCCGTTCTTCACGGGCGCCGAGATAGCCAAGCAGGCCAAGGCCTCCAACGCCAGGCTGCTGGTGACGCAGTCCAGTTACTACGAGAAGGTGAAGGACCTCCATGGCCAGCTCATCCTGGTGTTCGTGGACACACCCCCGGAGGGGCACCTACATTTCTCGGAGCTGGAAGAGGCCGAGGAGGGAGACATCCCGGAGGTGAAGATCAGCCCGGAGGACGTGGTGGCGCTGCCGTACTCGTCGGGAACAACGGGACTGCCGAAAGGTGTGATGCTGAGTCACAGGGGGTTGGTGACGAGCGTGGGGCAGCAAGTGGACGGAGAGAACCCAAACCTTTACTATCACAGCGAGGATGTGATCATGTGCGTGCTCCCCATGTTCCACATATACTCCCTCAACTCCGTGCTGCTCTGCGGCCTCAGGGCCAAGGCGGCCATCGTCTTGATGCCCAAATTCGAGATCACTGCCTTCCTCGCCTTGGTGCAGAAGCATCGGGTCACCATATGCCCCGTCGTGCCCCCCATCATTCTCGCCATTGCAAAGTGCCCGGATCTCCACAACTACGATCTTTCTTCCATCCGAGTCCTTAAATCCGGCGGCGCTCCCCTCGCCAAGGACCTTGAAGACACCGTCCGCCTCAAATTCCCCAATGCCAAGCTTGGACag GGATATGGGATGACAGAGGCTGGTCCAGTATTAACAATGTGCTTAACATTCGCGAAAGAAGCCATAGATGGAAAACCAGGTGCATGTGGCACCGTCGTCAGAAACGCTGAGTTGAAGATTGTTGATCCTGAAACCGAAAAATCTCTCCCGAGAAATCAACCGGGTGAAATTTGTATTAGGGGCCACCAGATCATGAAAG GTTATCTAAACGATCCAGAGGCAACAGAGAGAACAATAGACAAGGATGGGTGGTTGCACACGGGTGACATCGGTTACATCGACGATGATGATGAGCTGTTCATCGTTGATAGGCTCAAAGAATTGATCAAATACAAAGGTTTCCAAGTTGCTCCTGCTGAACTGGAAGCCCTCCTTCTCTCCCATCCTAAAATTTCTGATGTTGCTGTAGTCCC GATGAAAGATGAAGCGGCCGGTGAGGTGCCAGTTGCATTTGTAGTGAGAGCAAATGGTCACAGTGACACAACTGAGGATGAGATTAAGCAATTCGTTTCCAAACAG GTGGTGTTTTACAAGAGAATTAACCGAGTATTCTTCGTTGATGCcattcccaagtcaccatccggCAAAATATTACGAAAGGATCTAAGGGCAAGGCTCGCACTACCTCTTCCCAATTGA
- the LOC112740801 gene encoding putative glucose-6-phosphate 1-epimerase encodes MSQSRPKETVYVEQCMGVNGLEKIVLREVRGFSAEVYLYGGQVTSWKNELGEELLFVSSKATFTPPKSIRGGIPLCFPQVSNHGPLELHGFARNRFWTLDPNPPPFPTNSTTRAFIDLILKNSEEDIRTWPHRYEFRLRVALAPTGDLMMTSRIRNTNTDGKSFTFTFAYQTYLYVTDISEVRIEGLETLDYLDNLKEKVRFTEQGDAITFESEVHKVYLSTPTKIAIIDHERKRTFVLRKDGLPDAVVWNPWDKKAKTIADLGDDEYKNMLCVQSACVEKAITLKPGEEWKGRQELCAVPSSYCSGQLDPKRVLLSY; translated from the exons atgtcACAGTCACGGCCAAAAGAAACGGTGTACGTGGAGCAGTGTATGGGCGTTAATGGCCTCGAGAAGATCGTTCTCAGAGAAGTTCGTGGCTTCTCCGCGGAG GTATATTTGTACGGAGGTCAGGTTACATCTTGGAAGAATGAACTTGGGGAAGAATTGCTCTTTGTCAGTAGTAAG GCTACTTTTACGCCTCCAAAATCTATCCGTGGAGGTATTCCGTTATGCTTTCCTCAA GTTTCAAATCATGGCCCTCTTGAACTACATGGATTTGCAAGGAACAGGTTTTGGACCTTAGATCCTAATCCCCCTCCATTTCCAACAAACAGCACAACCAGAGCTTTTATTGATTtgattcttaagaactctgaagaggataTAAGGACTTGGCCTCACAG ATATGAGTTTCGCCTGAGGGTAGCTTTGGCACCTACGGGAGATTTGATGATGACATCCCGCATTCGAAACACAAATACGGATGGAAAATCCTTTACTTTCACATTTGCCTATCAGACATACCTCTATGTTACTGACATCAG TGAAGTACGAATAGAAGGATTAGAAACACTGGATTACCTGGACAACTTGAAGGAAAAAGTGCGATTTACTGAACAAGGGGATGCCATAACATTTGAATCCGAG GTACACAAAGTATACCTAAGTACCCCCACAAAAATTGCCATCATTGACCATGAAAGGAAAAGAACTTTTGTATTGCGGAAAGATGGGCTTCCTGATGCTG TGGTATGGAATCCATGGGACAAAAAAGCAAAGACCATAGCAGATTTAGGGGATGATGAATATAAAAATATGCTGTGTGTCCAGTCTGCTTGTGTAGAAAAAGCAATTACTCTCAAACCTGGTGAAGAGTGGAAAGGAAGGCAGGAATTATGTGCGGTGCCTTCCAGTTATTGCAGTGGCCAACTTGATCCAAAGAGAGTACTTTTGAGCTATTAG